TTCATTAGGAAtgcctttgctttttgaaaaacttGTGGCCAGCATAAAtattaacttttctttcatttatttatttcatttgatgcattgcttttattgttagatttgaaaagcagtttgcgggttttttttccctttagtacTTACGttaatttgttttgattcatGCTTGTAAGTGCTGCTTATCAAACAGTGCTTACTAATTAGACAGCGATGGCAGTTTTGTTGAACATTTGCTAATACATTAGATGTCTGTCTGAGAGCATTTTTCTGCTCCTGTGGGTGTGGTTGCAGATTAAAGATCTCTGTGTGAATtcaattaaattacaaaatattgaCTCCATGTTAAATGAGAAGATTAACTGAGAGCGCGCAAGTGCTCTCAGTCtgctcagcagggctggctctCCTCTTGTGTCTGTGGCAGCGTCATAAAAGTCATCACGAGTAATTATTTTTGACTCAGGAGGTCAACCATTTGAAGGTGGTGGGGGAGGTCTGGTCAAACCAGCCCAAGCAGTGTAGCGCCTGTGATTTACCTGGCGCaatgggggggtcccagggataTGGAGGACGGGGTGTCTCACCGTGGCTGAGTGGTCGCAGCCCGCCTGTGCCGCAGTGGGACGGCATGTGGTGGGTTCAGGCTtgctgccaggcagctgccacagctgccagcagcaatGGAGCAAGGAAAGCCTGTGTGTGAGGAGATCTGCCCTGCCGGAGGTACCCCTCGAGTCTTCCCTGCGTCAGTCCCGTCTCGAGCGCACCAGTTCTGCCCCATTTCAGACTGGCCGTTCAGGGTTACAAgcgggagcaggaggggaagcccGTACTGGTGAGTGGAGCAGGAAATCTGCAGCGCTCGGCACAACACCGCATcctcctgggggtcctggggggcttaCAGGGACTCTCGTGATCTTGGGGCCAGACAGCGTGACTGAGCAGGATGGAACGCAAGCAACCTTCAGAAGAGCCCCATGCCACAGATGCAAGACAGGTAACTTATCTCGTAAAAAAACCCAATTTGCTCAGTAAAGCAGCGTAAGAAGGGGTTTCAAATGATGCAGAAGGTGAGCAGGTGGCAGACTATCTCTGCACGTGCCTCCCACACAGTCCAACAGCAGCACAAGGCTCTGCTGATCAATAGTTAATCTCCCGAACAAACTGGGCTTATTCCAGGGGCGAAttcaaaataaacagtaaatCCTGCTTATCCTTAGTATTGTGGCCTACTTGTAGAAGGAGAAAGGTCTCAAAAACCTTGACTGGCATTAGGGCATGATTTAAACAGCGAAGTGGTGAACAAGAGAGCAAAGGGATTGCCCTCCCTTCTGCCCTCTCCCAAAGCTAATGTTATCAGAGACCTTCACCCCCAAATCAGTCAGTAAAATAAGAGGGAACAACTACCCAACATGGCCAGGGGAGCACTCAAGTAATACTGAGCATCCTGATGAGGAATGCAGATGTTACTCCCTTCTGCACCACAGCTGGTCAGGTAGACTGTTAgtgtcccagcactgctgcctgcccagcatctcccccccaccccgaaagAAGCAGGCAAAGACATATGCAACAAAACCAGCtttatttcccttctctgccACAGCAACGACCGTGCCTCTGTGCTCAGGCAGAAGATGTCTGTCTCTTTGGCACTACTTGCTTCATGCTTTCATGCTCACAATCATATCATGGACCCTTTGGTTGAGGGCTCCTCTCTGGACTCCCTTCTCGCCCAGGAGGAAGATCAGGGCTTTGGGGGTCTTGCCAATACAGATGTCACTGTCTTTGCTTCTGGCATCCATCACGTTGTCTTCATCCACCAGCAGGTTGTCACAAATCACACTGCACTTTTTGCCAGCTACGGTGATTCCCGTTAGCAGCAACGTATTCCGATC
The Mycteria americana isolate JAX WOST 10 ecotype Jacksonville Zoo and Gardens chromosome 3, USCA_MyAme_1.0, whole genome shotgun sequence genome window above contains:
- the PFN3 gene encoding profilin-3, which translates into the protein MDYWKYYINGILADRNVEDVAIVGLSDNKCVWAAKPGGLLAAISPQEAALITGQDRNTLLLTGITVAGKKCSVICDNLLVDEDNVMDARSKDSDICIGKTPKALIFLLGEKGVQRGALNQRVHDMIVSMKA